From one Humulus lupulus chromosome 8, drHumLupu1.1, whole genome shotgun sequence genomic stretch:
- the LOC133798558 gene encoding uncharacterized protein LOC133798558 isoform X1 produces the protein MPPEPLPWDRKDFFRERKHERSESLGSVARWRDSSHHGSRELNRWGSADFRRPLGHGKQGGWHFFSEVSGHGYASRSSEKVLEDDGCRPSNSRGEGKYGRSSRENRGSYNQREWRGHSWETNNGFSNTPGRVHDVNNEQKSREDLPSYSSHSNGGFGNTWDQVQFKDQHDKTGGSMGLGTGQRCDREHSLGLNDWKPMKWTRSGSLSSRGSGFSHLSSSKSAGAIDSIDAKVESQTKNATPVQSPSADANACVTSAAPLEETTSRKKPRLGWGEGLAKYEKKKVEGPEVTFNRGGAFTVSNAEPSHSLSSSLIDKSPRVTSFSDCASPATPSSVACSSSPGVEEKSFGKAVSIDNDSSNLCGSPGPVSHNHSEGFSFNLEKMDSNSISTLGSSLVELLQSDDPNSMDSTYVRSTAINKLLVWKAEISKTLEVTETEIDSLENELKSLKSIAVGSSPSASSSLPAEDHLKSSEEGVITHLIPRPAPLQIRSSGDAVVEKLPISNGDQEEACANVKAEDVDSPGTVTSKFVELLSLAKAVSSSDMLNHAAGNLDHIPLTNKEVQHSVLGSGGEETVPGTCGDCSMLTEGELTAPITDTLGSCTDGEVKLHSVILSSNKELAKGAHDIFNKLLPQDDFNLDSSEGCNAASRQDYALVREKFVMRRQFIKFKERVITLKFRAFQSLWKEDMHLLSIRKHRAKSQKKSDLSLRSVHNGYQKHRSSIRSRFSSPAGNLSLVPTAEVMDFTGKLLLDSQIKLYRNNLKMPALILDKKEKIVSRFISNNGLVEDPCVVEKERAMINPWTPAEKEIFMDKLATCGKDFKKIASFLDHKTTADCVEFYYKNHKSDSFEKKKKLDCGKQVKSLANATYLRLNKKWNREMNAASLDILDVASVMAANADDNMRNRKTCSGRSILGGLSESKASWGDDGTDERSSSFDIIGNDRETFAADVLAGICGSLSSEAMSSCITSSVDPGEGYREWRSQKVDSVVRRPLTPDVTQHVDDGTCSDESCGEMDPTDWTDEEKSFFVQAVTSYGRDFSKISQCVRSRSRDQCKVFFSKARKCLGLDVIHPGAGNERTFTGDDANGSGSGSENVSAREMGSGICSDKSGSKMDEDLPLSAMKMNNDETDPAENFTSQTALSRSEGKNEKEQLNSKRNIGASESQVSDPCPTQSRPNLVSDGDSTITQSVGETKILPIEERNSVLAGIETERKDGDEQGTSVAESVSVCEGNENDKLLNAESMIGMKPVDEVSSDELGNQTDGQDEKCNASTSGQSGLDSVVQDSNSIGNASQMASDRNSCSGFSLNPDYQRQVSIELNSKEKSCVISCSQETPLVSANSMSLDSDVIQCEKNGNEDKISSSLDFQESRDVCHISVCKDESNEHVTGLPLLTNAQSSQVLRAYPLQMQVKKEVNGGVMCRNSSEVQSLSSSETSSNAPLSQNCYLQRCSNLNTPCSMTEFPLMSQNIEQAIDGRKSRSQSLSDSEKPSRSGGDVKLFGKILTTPSLLKADSNYWENEEKEGSNNHKLSNQSNLKFSNLHNSDGNSTLLKFDRKNYLGIENVQMRSYSYWDGNRLQATFPSVPDSAILLAKYPAAFSNFSAPSSTVEQQSLQSVVNSNELDVNGVSAYPTRETSNSNGMVDYQVYRSREAAKVQPFTVDVKQRQDMFSEVQRRNGIETISSFQHQGRGMVGINVLGRGGIVVGGACTTGVSDPVAALKMHFAKTEQQYGGQSSSIIREDESWRGNGDMGR, from the exons ATGCCGCCTGAACCATTGCCTTGGGATCGGAAGGACTTCTTCAGAGAGAGGAAGCACGAGAGGTCGGAGTCCCTAGGGTCTGTCGCCAGATGGAGGGACTCGTCCCATCATGGTTCGCGAGAGCTCAATCGATGGGGATCGGCCGATTTTCGCAGACCATTAG GTCATGGTAAGCAAGGAGGTTGGCACTTTTTCTCTGAGGTGTCTGGCCATGGGTATGCATCTCGGTCCAGTGAGAAGGTGCTAGAAGATGATGGCTGCCGGCCTTCTAATTCTCGTGGGGAAGGGAAATATGGCAGGAGTAGTCGGGAAAATAGAGGTTCTTATAATCAAAGAGAATGGAGGGGTCACTCCTGGGAAACAAATAATGGGTTTTCAAACACACCTGGAAGAGTGCATGACGTGAACAATGAACAGAAATCACGAGAAGATTTGCCATCATATTCATCTCATTCGAATGGTGGCTTTGGAAACACATGGGATCAGGTTCAGTTTAAGGACCAACATGATAAGACAGGTGGTTCCATGGGGTTGGGCACAGGGCAGAGATGTGACAGGGAGCATTCTCTGGGCTTAAATGATTGGAAGCCGATGAAGTGGACGAGATCTGGAAGCTTATCTTCAAGAGGATCAGGTTTCAGCCATTTGAGTAGCTCTAAGAGTGCTGGGGCTATAGATTCAATTGATGCTAAGGTCGAATCCCAGACGAAAAATGCAACTCCAGTTCAGTCTCCTTCGGCAGATGCTAACGCATGTGTGACATCTGCTGCACCATTGGAAGAGACAACATCCAGGAAGAAGCCTCGCCTTGGATGGGGTGAGGGATTGGCCAAGTATGAGAAAAAGAAGGTTGAGGGCCCTGAGGTTACCTTTAACAGAGGTGGGGCATTTACTGTAAGCAATGCAGAACCTTCCCATTCTCTCAGTTCAAGCCTGATTGATAAAAGCCCTAGAGTTACTAGTTTTTCAGATTGTGCATCTCCTGCAACTCCATCTTCTGTTGCTTGCAGCTCTTCCCCAG GTGTGGAGGAGAAATCATTTGGCAAGGCAGTGAGTATAGATAATGATAGTAGCAACTTATGTGGCTCACCTGGTCCTGTGTCTCATAATCATTCAGAAGGGTTCTCATTTAACTTGGAAAAAATGGATTCCAACTCGATATCAACATTGGGTTCGTCACTAGTTGAGTTACTACAGTCAGATGATCCAAATTCAATGGACTCAACTTATGTGAGGTCTACTGCAATTAATAAGTTGCTTGTTTGGAAGGCTGAAATTTCAAAGACATTGGAGGTGACTGAAACAGAAATTGATTCACTTGAAAATGAACTCAAGTCGTTGAAATCCATCGCTGTAGGTAGCTCTCCATCAGCTTCTAGTTCTTTGCCTGCAGAGGACCATTTAAAATCTTCTGAAGAAGGTGTTATTACCCATCTTATCCCACGTCCTGCTCCGTTGCAAATTAGATCTTCTGGTGATGCAGTTGTGGAGAAGTTACCAATCAGCAATGGTGATCAGGAGGAAGCTTGTGCAAATGTAAAGGCTGAGGATGTTGATAGTCCTGGAACTGTGACTTCGAAGTTTGTTGAGCTACTATCTTTGGCTAAAGCTGTATCTTCTTCAGATATGCTGAATCATGCTGCTGGGAATTTGGATCACATTCCATTGACCAACAAGGAAGTGCAACACTCAGTGCTTGGTTCAGGAGGAGAAGAAACTGTTCCAGGTACTTGTGGGGATTGTAGTATGCTAACTGAGGGTGAATTAACTGCACCTATAACTGATACTTTGGGTTCATGTACTGATGGAGAAGTTAAATTACATAGTGTCATTTTGTCGTCAAATAAAGAATTAGCAAAAGGAGCTCATGACATATTTAATAAGCTATTGCCACAAGATGATTTTAACTTAGATAGTTCTGAAGGTTGCAATGCTGCATCTCGGCAGGATTACGCactagttagagagaaatttgtGATGAGGAGGCAATTTATAAAGTTTAAGGAGAGAGTTATAACCTTAAAATTCAGAGCCTTCCAAAGCTTGTGGAAAGAAGACATGCATTTGCTATCTATAAGGAAGCACCGTGCAAAATCTCAGAAAAAGTCTGATTTAAGCTTACGGTCAGTGCATAATGGTTATCAAAAGCATCGATCTTCCATCCGTTCTCGTTTTTCTTCACCAG CAGGAAACTTAAGTTTGGTCCCTACAGCAGAAGTTATGGATTTTACAGGCAAGTTGCTGTTGGATTCCCAGATCAAGCTTTATAGGAACAACTTGAAGATGCCTGCTCTAATTTTGGACAAAAAGGAGAAGATCGTGTCAAGGTTTATTTCTAATAATGGATTAGTTGAAGATCCCTGTGTTGTTGAGAAGGAGAGGGCTATGATTAATCCCTGGACCCCTGCAGAAAAAGAAATTTTCATGGATAAGCTAGCTACTTGTGGGAAGGATTTTAAAAAAATTGCCTCTTTTCTTGACCACAAGACAACTGCTGACTGTGTTGAGTTCTACTACAAAAATCACAAATCTGATTCTTTTGAGAAAAAGAAGAAATTGGACTGTGGTAAGCAGGTCAAGTCCTTGGCTAATGCTACGTACTTAAGGCTAAACAAAAAGTGGAATCGTGAGATGAATGCTGCCTCCCTTGATATTCTGGATGTGGCTTCAGTGATGGCGGCCAATGCTGATGATAATATGAGAAATCGGAAGACATGCTCTGGAAGGTCGATTTTGGGAGGATTGAGTGAATCTAAAGCATCATGGGGTGATGATGGTACTGATGAAAGATCATCTAGCTTTGATATCATTGGGAATGATAGAGAAACATTTGCTGCTGATGTTCTGGCTGGTATATGTGGATCCCTATCATCAGAGGCGATGAGTTCTTGTATTACAAGTTCTGTTGATCCTGGGGAGGGCTACAGGGAGTGGAGGTCCCAGAAAGTTGATTCTGTAGTTAGACGCCCTTTAACACCTGATGTTACACAACATGTTGATGATGGGACTTGTTCTGATGAGAGTTGTGGAGAAATGGATCCAACTGATTGGACAGATGAGGAAAAATCTTTCTTTGTCCAAGCAGTTACATCATATGGTAGGGATTTTTCCAAGATCTCTCAATGTGTCAGATCGAGGTCTCGGGATCAGTGCAAGGTTTTCTTCAGTAAGGCTAGGAAGTGCCTTGGTCTTGATGTGATACATCCTGGAGCAGGAAATGAAAGAACATTTACAGGTGATGATGCTAATGGAAGTGGAAGTGGTTCTGAAAATGTCTCTGCTCGAGAAATGGGTTCAGGTATTTGCAGTGATAAGTCAGGTTCTAAAATGGACGAGGACTTGCCATTGTCTGCCATGAAGATGAATAATGATGAAACTGATCCAGCTGAGAACTTTACTTCACAAACTGCACTGAGCAGGTCAGAGGGAAAAAATGAAAAGGAGCAGCTAAACAGTAAAAGAAACATTGGGGCTTCAGAATCTCAGGTGTCTGATCCATGTCCGACTCAGAGTAGGCCCAATTTAGTGTCTGATGGTGATAGTACTATCACACAAAGTGTTGGTGAAACAAAGATACTTCCTATCGAAGAAAGAAACTCTGTGTTGGCTGGTATAGAGACTGAAAGGAAGGATGGGGATGAACAGGGGACTTCTGTTGCAGAATCGGTATCTGTTTGTGAGGGAAATGAAAATGATAAGCTACTTAATGCAGAATCTATGATTGGGATGAAACCTGTAGATGAAGTATCTTCTGATGAACTTGGGAACCAAACGGACGGGCAAGATGAGAAGTGCAATGCAAGTACAAGTGGGCAAAGTGGCTTAGACTCTGTGGTACAGGATTCAAATTCAATTGGCAATGCTTCCCAAATGGCTTCTGATAGAAATTCTTGTTCAGGTTTCAGTCTGAACCCTGACTACCAGCGTCAAGTGTCTATTGAGTTGAATTCCAAGGAAAAGTCTTGTGTAATCTCATGTTCCCAAGAGACTCCTCTTGTTTCTGCCAATTCAATGTCGCTGGACTCTGATGTCATTCAGTGTGAGAAAAATGGTAATGAAGATAAAATTTCATCATCACTGGATTTTCAGGAGAGCAGGGATGTGTGTCATATATCTGTTTGTAAAGATGAATCTAATGAGCATGTAACAGGTCTTCCTTTATTAACCAATGCTCAATCCTCCCAGGTTCTGAGGGCCTATCCATTACAAATGCAAGTGAAAAAAGAGGTGAATGGGGGTGTCATGTGCAGAAATTCCTCTGAAGTTCAAAGCCTTTCCAGTTCAGAAACAAGTAGCAATGCTCCTTTATCGCAAAATTGTTATCTACAAAGGTGCAGCAATTTGAATACTCCGTGTTCAATGACTGAGTTTCCACTCATGTCTCAAAATATAGAACAAGCAATTGATGGCCGGAAATCTCGTTCCCAGAGTTTGTCAGATTCAGAAAAGCCAAGCAGGAGTGGTGGTGATGTGAAATTGTTTGGTAAGATACTTACCACCCCGTCTTTGCTGAAGGCAGATTCCAATTATTGggagaatgaagaaaaagaagggaGTAACAATCATAAGTTGAGCAACCAGTCTAATCTGAAGTTCAGTAACCTCCACAATTCAGATGGAAATTCTACCCTCTTAAAGTTTGATCGTAAAAATTATTTGGGTATTGAGAATGTTCAAATGAGGAGTTACTCTTATTGGGATGGAAACAGATTGCAAGCCACATTTCCATCTGTGCCGGATTCTGCAATTTTACTGGCCAAGTATCCTGCTGCATTCAGTAATTTCTCCGCTCCCTCTTCTACTGTGGAGCAGCAGTCATTGCAGTCAGTTGTCAATAGTAATGAACTGGATGTGAATGGAGTGTCAGCTTATCCGACCAGGGAGACTAGTAACAGCAATGGAATGGTTGATTATCAGGTGTACCGGAGTCGTGAGGCTGCTAAAGTGCAGCCATTTACTGTAGATGTGAAGCAGAGACAAGACATGTTCTCTGAGGTGCAGAGGCGGAATGGAATTGAAACTATTTCTAGCTTTCAGCACCAAGGAAGAGGGATGGTAGGAATAAACGTCTTGGGGAGGGGAGGTATTGTTGTTGGTGGAGCATGCACTACGGGTGTTTCAGATCCTGTGGCCGCACTGAAAATGCACTTTGCGAAAACTGAGCAGCAGTATGGGGGCCAGAGTAGCAGCATCATCAGAGAGGATGAGTCTTGGAGAGGGAATGGGGACATGGGCAGATAG
- the LOC133798558 gene encoding uncharacterized protein LOC133798558 isoform X2: MPPEPLPWDRKDFFRERKHERSESLGSVARWRDSSHHGSRELNRWGSADFRRPLGHGKQGGWHFFSEVSGHGYASRSSEKVLEDDGCRPSNSRGEGKYGRSSRENRGSYNQREWRGHSWETNNGFSNTPGRVHDVNNEQKSREDLPSYSSHSNGGFGNTWDQVQFKDQHDKTGGSMGLGTGQRCDREHSLGLNDWKPMKWTRSGSLSSRGSGFSHLSSSKSAGAIDSIDAKVESQTKNATPVQSPSADANACVTSAAPLEETTSRKKPRLGWGEGLAKYEKKKVEGPEVTFNRGGAFTVSNAEPSHSLSSSLIDKSPRVTSFSDCASPATPSSVACSSSPGVEEKSFGKAVSIDNDSSNLCGSPGPVSHNHSEGFSFNLEKMDSNSISTLGSSLVELLQSDDPNSMDSTYVRSTAINKLLVWKAEISKTLEVTETEIDSLENELKSLKSIAVGSSPSASSSLPAEDHLKSSEEGVITHLIPRPAPLQIRSSGDAVVEKLPISNGDQEEACANVKAEDVDSPGTVTSKFVELLSLAKAVSSSDMLNHAAGNLDHIPLTNKEVQHSVLGSGGEETVPGTCGDCSMLTEGELTAPITDTLGSCTDGEVKLHSVILSSNKELAKGAHDIFNKLLPQDDFNLDSSEGCNAASRQDYALVREKFVMRRQFIKFKERVITLKFRAFQSLWKEDMHLLSIRKHRAKSQKKSDLSLRSVHNGYQKHRSSIRSRFSSPGNLSLVPTAEVMDFTGKLLLDSQIKLYRNNLKMPALILDKKEKIVSRFISNNGLVEDPCVVEKERAMINPWTPAEKEIFMDKLATCGKDFKKIASFLDHKTTADCVEFYYKNHKSDSFEKKKKLDCGKQVKSLANATYLRLNKKWNREMNAASLDILDVASVMAANADDNMRNRKTCSGRSILGGLSESKASWGDDGTDERSSSFDIIGNDRETFAADVLAGICGSLSSEAMSSCITSSVDPGEGYREWRSQKVDSVVRRPLTPDVTQHVDDGTCSDESCGEMDPTDWTDEEKSFFVQAVTSYGRDFSKISQCVRSRSRDQCKVFFSKARKCLGLDVIHPGAGNERTFTGDDANGSGSGSENVSAREMGSGICSDKSGSKMDEDLPLSAMKMNNDETDPAENFTSQTALSRSEGKNEKEQLNSKRNIGASESQVSDPCPTQSRPNLVSDGDSTITQSVGETKILPIEERNSVLAGIETERKDGDEQGTSVAESVSVCEGNENDKLLNAESMIGMKPVDEVSSDELGNQTDGQDEKCNASTSGQSGLDSVVQDSNSIGNASQMASDRNSCSGFSLNPDYQRQVSIELNSKEKSCVISCSQETPLVSANSMSLDSDVIQCEKNGNEDKISSSLDFQESRDVCHISVCKDESNEHVTGLPLLTNAQSSQVLRAYPLQMQVKKEVNGGVMCRNSSEVQSLSSSETSSNAPLSQNCYLQRCSNLNTPCSMTEFPLMSQNIEQAIDGRKSRSQSLSDSEKPSRSGGDVKLFGKILTTPSLLKADSNYWENEEKEGSNNHKLSNQSNLKFSNLHNSDGNSTLLKFDRKNYLGIENVQMRSYSYWDGNRLQATFPSVPDSAILLAKYPAAFSNFSAPSSTVEQQSLQSVVNSNELDVNGVSAYPTRETSNSNGMVDYQVYRSREAAKVQPFTVDVKQRQDMFSEVQRRNGIETISSFQHQGRGMVGINVLGRGGIVVGGACTTGVSDPVAALKMHFAKTEQQYGGQSSSIIREDESWRGNGDMGR; encoded by the exons ATGCCGCCTGAACCATTGCCTTGGGATCGGAAGGACTTCTTCAGAGAGAGGAAGCACGAGAGGTCGGAGTCCCTAGGGTCTGTCGCCAGATGGAGGGACTCGTCCCATCATGGTTCGCGAGAGCTCAATCGATGGGGATCGGCCGATTTTCGCAGACCATTAG GTCATGGTAAGCAAGGAGGTTGGCACTTTTTCTCTGAGGTGTCTGGCCATGGGTATGCATCTCGGTCCAGTGAGAAGGTGCTAGAAGATGATGGCTGCCGGCCTTCTAATTCTCGTGGGGAAGGGAAATATGGCAGGAGTAGTCGGGAAAATAGAGGTTCTTATAATCAAAGAGAATGGAGGGGTCACTCCTGGGAAACAAATAATGGGTTTTCAAACACACCTGGAAGAGTGCATGACGTGAACAATGAACAGAAATCACGAGAAGATTTGCCATCATATTCATCTCATTCGAATGGTGGCTTTGGAAACACATGGGATCAGGTTCAGTTTAAGGACCAACATGATAAGACAGGTGGTTCCATGGGGTTGGGCACAGGGCAGAGATGTGACAGGGAGCATTCTCTGGGCTTAAATGATTGGAAGCCGATGAAGTGGACGAGATCTGGAAGCTTATCTTCAAGAGGATCAGGTTTCAGCCATTTGAGTAGCTCTAAGAGTGCTGGGGCTATAGATTCAATTGATGCTAAGGTCGAATCCCAGACGAAAAATGCAACTCCAGTTCAGTCTCCTTCGGCAGATGCTAACGCATGTGTGACATCTGCTGCACCATTGGAAGAGACAACATCCAGGAAGAAGCCTCGCCTTGGATGGGGTGAGGGATTGGCCAAGTATGAGAAAAAGAAGGTTGAGGGCCCTGAGGTTACCTTTAACAGAGGTGGGGCATTTACTGTAAGCAATGCAGAACCTTCCCATTCTCTCAGTTCAAGCCTGATTGATAAAAGCCCTAGAGTTACTAGTTTTTCAGATTGTGCATCTCCTGCAACTCCATCTTCTGTTGCTTGCAGCTCTTCCCCAG GTGTGGAGGAGAAATCATTTGGCAAGGCAGTGAGTATAGATAATGATAGTAGCAACTTATGTGGCTCACCTGGTCCTGTGTCTCATAATCATTCAGAAGGGTTCTCATTTAACTTGGAAAAAATGGATTCCAACTCGATATCAACATTGGGTTCGTCACTAGTTGAGTTACTACAGTCAGATGATCCAAATTCAATGGACTCAACTTATGTGAGGTCTACTGCAATTAATAAGTTGCTTGTTTGGAAGGCTGAAATTTCAAAGACATTGGAGGTGACTGAAACAGAAATTGATTCACTTGAAAATGAACTCAAGTCGTTGAAATCCATCGCTGTAGGTAGCTCTCCATCAGCTTCTAGTTCTTTGCCTGCAGAGGACCATTTAAAATCTTCTGAAGAAGGTGTTATTACCCATCTTATCCCACGTCCTGCTCCGTTGCAAATTAGATCTTCTGGTGATGCAGTTGTGGAGAAGTTACCAATCAGCAATGGTGATCAGGAGGAAGCTTGTGCAAATGTAAAGGCTGAGGATGTTGATAGTCCTGGAACTGTGACTTCGAAGTTTGTTGAGCTACTATCTTTGGCTAAAGCTGTATCTTCTTCAGATATGCTGAATCATGCTGCTGGGAATTTGGATCACATTCCATTGACCAACAAGGAAGTGCAACACTCAGTGCTTGGTTCAGGAGGAGAAGAAACTGTTCCAGGTACTTGTGGGGATTGTAGTATGCTAACTGAGGGTGAATTAACTGCACCTATAACTGATACTTTGGGTTCATGTACTGATGGAGAAGTTAAATTACATAGTGTCATTTTGTCGTCAAATAAAGAATTAGCAAAAGGAGCTCATGACATATTTAATAAGCTATTGCCACAAGATGATTTTAACTTAGATAGTTCTGAAGGTTGCAATGCTGCATCTCGGCAGGATTACGCactagttagagagaaatttgtGATGAGGAGGCAATTTATAAAGTTTAAGGAGAGAGTTATAACCTTAAAATTCAGAGCCTTCCAAAGCTTGTGGAAAGAAGACATGCATTTGCTATCTATAAGGAAGCACCGTGCAAAATCTCAGAAAAAGTCTGATTTAAGCTTACGGTCAGTGCATAATGGTTATCAAAAGCATCGATCTTCCATCCGTTCTCGTTTTTCTTCACCAG GAAACTTAAGTTTGGTCCCTACAGCAGAAGTTATGGATTTTACAGGCAAGTTGCTGTTGGATTCCCAGATCAAGCTTTATAGGAACAACTTGAAGATGCCTGCTCTAATTTTGGACAAAAAGGAGAAGATCGTGTCAAGGTTTATTTCTAATAATGGATTAGTTGAAGATCCCTGTGTTGTTGAGAAGGAGAGGGCTATGATTAATCCCTGGACCCCTGCAGAAAAAGAAATTTTCATGGATAAGCTAGCTACTTGTGGGAAGGATTTTAAAAAAATTGCCTCTTTTCTTGACCACAAGACAACTGCTGACTGTGTTGAGTTCTACTACAAAAATCACAAATCTGATTCTTTTGAGAAAAAGAAGAAATTGGACTGTGGTAAGCAGGTCAAGTCCTTGGCTAATGCTACGTACTTAAGGCTAAACAAAAAGTGGAATCGTGAGATGAATGCTGCCTCCCTTGATATTCTGGATGTGGCTTCAGTGATGGCGGCCAATGCTGATGATAATATGAGAAATCGGAAGACATGCTCTGGAAGGTCGATTTTGGGAGGATTGAGTGAATCTAAAGCATCATGGGGTGATGATGGTACTGATGAAAGATCATCTAGCTTTGATATCATTGGGAATGATAGAGAAACATTTGCTGCTGATGTTCTGGCTGGTATATGTGGATCCCTATCATCAGAGGCGATGAGTTCTTGTATTACAAGTTCTGTTGATCCTGGGGAGGGCTACAGGGAGTGGAGGTCCCAGAAAGTTGATTCTGTAGTTAGACGCCCTTTAACACCTGATGTTACACAACATGTTGATGATGGGACTTGTTCTGATGAGAGTTGTGGAGAAATGGATCCAACTGATTGGACAGATGAGGAAAAATCTTTCTTTGTCCAAGCAGTTACATCATATGGTAGGGATTTTTCCAAGATCTCTCAATGTGTCAGATCGAGGTCTCGGGATCAGTGCAAGGTTTTCTTCAGTAAGGCTAGGAAGTGCCTTGGTCTTGATGTGATACATCCTGGAGCAGGAAATGAAAGAACATTTACAGGTGATGATGCTAATGGAAGTGGAAGTGGTTCTGAAAATGTCTCTGCTCGAGAAATGGGTTCAGGTATTTGCAGTGATAAGTCAGGTTCTAAAATGGACGAGGACTTGCCATTGTCTGCCATGAAGATGAATAATGATGAAACTGATCCAGCTGAGAACTTTACTTCACAAACTGCACTGAGCAGGTCAGAGGGAAAAAATGAAAAGGAGCAGCTAAACAGTAAAAGAAACATTGGGGCTTCAGAATCTCAGGTGTCTGATCCATGTCCGACTCAGAGTAGGCCCAATTTAGTGTCTGATGGTGATAGTACTATCACACAAAGTGTTGGTGAAACAAAGATACTTCCTATCGAAGAAAGAAACTCTGTGTTGGCTGGTATAGAGACTGAAAGGAAGGATGGGGATGAACAGGGGACTTCTGTTGCAGAATCGGTATCTGTTTGTGAGGGAAATGAAAATGATAAGCTACTTAATGCAGAATCTATGATTGGGATGAAACCTGTAGATGAAGTATCTTCTGATGAACTTGGGAACCAAACGGACGGGCAAGATGAGAAGTGCAATGCAAGTACAAGTGGGCAAAGTGGCTTAGACTCTGTGGTACAGGATTCAAATTCAATTGGCAATGCTTCCCAAATGGCTTCTGATAGAAATTCTTGTTCAGGTTTCAGTCTGAACCCTGACTACCAGCGTCAAGTGTCTATTGAGTTGAATTCCAAGGAAAAGTCTTGTGTAATCTCATGTTCCCAAGAGACTCCTCTTGTTTCTGCCAATTCAATGTCGCTGGACTCTGATGTCATTCAGTGTGAGAAAAATGGTAATGAAGATAAAATTTCATCATCACTGGATTTTCAGGAGAGCAGGGATGTGTGTCATATATCTGTTTGTAAAGATGAATCTAATGAGCATGTAACAGGTCTTCCTTTATTAACCAATGCTCAATCCTCCCAGGTTCTGAGGGCCTATCCATTACAAATGCAAGTGAAAAAAGAGGTGAATGGGGGTGTCATGTGCAGAAATTCCTCTGAAGTTCAAAGCCTTTCCAGTTCAGAAACAAGTAGCAATGCTCCTTTATCGCAAAATTGTTATCTACAAAGGTGCAGCAATTTGAATACTCCGTGTTCAATGACTGAGTTTCCACTCATGTCTCAAAATATAGAACAAGCAATTGATGGCCGGAAATCTCGTTCCCAGAGTTTGTCAGATTCAGAAAAGCCAAGCAGGAGTGGTGGTGATGTGAAATTGTTTGGTAAGATACTTACCACCCCGTCTTTGCTGAAGGCAGATTCCAATTATTGggagaatgaagaaaaagaagggaGTAACAATCATAAGTTGAGCAACCAGTCTAATCTGAAGTTCAGTAACCTCCACAATTCAGATGGAAATTCTACCCTCTTAAAGTTTGATCGTAAAAATTATTTGGGTATTGAGAATGTTCAAATGAGGAGTTACTCTTATTGGGATGGAAACAGATTGCAAGCCACATTTCCATCTGTGCCGGATTCTGCAATTTTACTGGCCAAGTATCCTGCTGCATTCAGTAATTTCTCCGCTCCCTCTTCTACTGTGGAGCAGCAGTCATTGCAGTCAGTTGTCAATAGTAATGAACTGGATGTGAATGGAGTGTCAGCTTATCCGACCAGGGAGACTAGTAACAGCAATGGAATGGTTGATTATCAGGTGTACCGGAGTCGTGAGGCTGCTAAAGTGCAGCCATTTACTGTAGATGTGAAGCAGAGACAAGACATGTTCTCTGAGGTGCAGAGGCGGAATGGAATTGAAACTATTTCTAGCTTTCAGCACCAAGGAAGAGGGATGGTAGGAATAAACGTCTTGGGGAGGGGAGGTATTGTTGTTGGTGGAGCATGCACTACGGGTGTTTCAGATCCTGTGGCCGCACTGAAAATGCACTTTGCGAAAACTGAGCAGCAGTATGGGGGCCAGAGTAGCAGCATCATCAGAGAGGATGAGTCTTGGAGAGGGAATGGGGACATGGGCAGATAG